In Merismopedia glauca CCAP 1448/3, the following are encoded in one genomic region:
- the rpsO gene encoding 30S ribosomal protein S15 gives MTITQQRKQELIGEYQVHETDTGSADLQIAMLTERINRLSEHLKSNKKDHASRRGLLQMIGRRKGLLAYVQKLDRARYQALIAKLGIRG, from the coding sequence ATGACCATTACGCAACAACGTAAACAAGAACTAATCGGCGAATATCAAGTCCACGAAACCGATACAGGATCTGCCGATTTGCAAATTGCGATGCTAACCGAGCGCATTAATCGCCTCAGCGAACATCTCAAAAGCAACAAAAAAGACCACGCATCACGGCGCGGATTACTGCAAATGATTGGACGGCGTAAGGGTTTATTAGCTTACGTCCAAAAGCTAGATCGCGCTCGTTATCAAGCACTAATTGCCAAATTGGGTATTCGCGGTTAA
- a CDS encoding PAM68 family protein encodes MSSPPKSQKTPPKASASARGKGGVPFVPGSQKEPSPPKAKSKRDRENPPSPGIPKVVSDRMVKRVAFFSGVPTILGMLTFIVSYVIVKQELFKLPNTAVVLVSMGFFGLGVLGLSYGALSASWDEESPGSVLGWQEFALNFGRLRSAGRSKT; translated from the coding sequence ATGAGTTCTCCCCCAAAATCTCAGAAAACCCCCCCCAAAGCTTCAGCATCAGCTAGAGGTAAAGGGGGAGTGCCTTTTGTACCTGGCAGCCAAAAAGAGCCATCACCACCTAAAGCCAAAAGCAAACGCGATCGAGAGAATCCTCCTTCCCCAGGGATTCCGAAAGTAGTGAGCGATCGCATGGTGAAAAGAGTAGCATTTTTTAGCGGAGTGCCTACCATCCTGGGAATGCTCACTTTTATAGTTAGTTATGTCATAGTTAAGCAAGAATTGTTCAAATTGCCCAATACAGCCGTAGTCTTAGTCAGCATGGGTTTCTTCGGGCTAGGAGTTTTGGGCTTGAGCTATGGGGCTTTATCTGCCTCCTGGGATGAAGAGAGTCCAGGAAGTGTCTTAGGATGGCAGGAATTTGCCCTAAACTTCGGACGTTTGCGATCTGCTGGACGCTCGAAAACGTAG
- the aroF gene encoding 3-deoxy-7-phosphoheptulonate synthase: MIVVMKAGSPEPEIARITEELESRGLSPEKIVGKHKVVLGVVGDTAELDPLQMQEISPWIEQVLRVEQQFKRASREYRHGEASEVVIPTPNGNIIIGEHRPLVVVAGPCSVENEEMIIETARRVKAAGAQFLRGGAYKPRTSPYAFQGHGESALALLAAAREATGLGIITEVMDSPDIDKIAEVADVIQVGARNMQNFSLLKKIGAQDKPVLLKRGMAATIEDWLMAAEYILAAGNPNVILCERGIRTFDRQYARNTLDLSVIPVLRSLTHLPIMIDPSHGTGRSEYVPSMAMAAIAGGTDSLMIEVHPNPAKALSDGPQSLTPDRFDSLMKELSVIGKAVGRWPEPAMATV, encoded by the coding sequence ATGATAGTGGTAATGAAAGCTGGGTCGCCAGAACCTGAAATAGCCCGGATTACTGAAGAATTAGAAAGTCGCGGCTTAAGCCCTGAAAAAATCGTTGGTAAGCATAAAGTAGTATTAGGTGTAGTCGGAGATACAGCCGAACTAGATCCCCTACAAATGCAAGAGATTAGTCCGTGGATAGAACAAGTGCTGCGAGTCGAACAACAGTTTAAACGTGCTAGTCGCGAATACCGTCATGGTGAAGCCAGTGAAGTAGTGATTCCTACCCCAAATGGCAATATTATCATTGGCGAACATCGTCCCCTAGTGGTTGTAGCTGGCCCTTGTTCGGTAGAAAATGAAGAAATGATTATTGAGACGGCGCGTCGCGTTAAAGCTGCTGGAGCGCAGTTTTTGCGGGGTGGTGCTTACAAACCTCGGACTTCACCTTATGCTTTCCAAGGTCATGGAGAAAGTGCTTTAGCCTTGTTAGCCGCAGCTAGAGAAGCTACAGGCTTGGGAATTATCACTGAAGTGATGGATAGCCCCGATATTGATAAAATTGCGGAAGTGGCAGACGTAATTCAAGTCGGAGCCAGAAATATGCAAAACTTCTCGTTATTGAAGAAAATTGGCGCTCAAGATAAACCAGTCTTGCTGAAGCGGGGCATGGCAGCCACAATTGAAGATTGGTTGATGGCGGCGGAGTACATTTTAGCTGCTGGTAATCCTAATGTGATTTTGTGCGAACGAGGGATACGCACCTTCGATCGCCAGTATGCCCGCAATACCCTAGATTTATCGGTGATTCCCGTCTTGCGATCGCTCACCCACCTTCCAATTATGATCGATCCCAGTCACGGTACTGGTAGATCGGAATACGTCCCTTCGATGGCAATGGCTGCTATAGCTGGCGGTACAGATTCATTGATGATCGAAGTCCACCCCAATCCAGCTAAAGCTTTGTCAGATGGTCCTCAATCCTTGACACCAGATCGTTTTGACAGCTTGATGAAAGAATTATCTGTCATTGGTAAAGCAGTTGGTCGTTGGCCCGAACCAGCAATGGCAACTGTTTAG
- a CDS encoding ARPP-1 family domain-containing protein — MDFQKLVPQIFKSYRPTAPATSLIPFQGDLPPYYVGMPQKSGCMTVVPIFNTSNATRDRFCAPLTGLKLSAVRGYGNMELTNHTQGIAIAPLHMGYIQDKAQNHALCRSAFIASGQKLMFEDACCVQAAQGGYLTEKEQWFFILPLQLREEALSLQGIPGYSKLWAGISRLNQQLNLPNRGHLEQIISNKRAYLTQYQSRFELIPNQIGALFLIHDKLVGLEIAPNPAYFAEVWMPLVCFSYGVAAMQAEMRSPVKSAPVEPFIAQNLQELRQQLSASRSAWEKEVQQNLTKIPPEKFDVTKEEKFLNLNLQTLNGSYFAGQIVQEVQQLVYASIFAKSSYLEN; from the coding sequence GTGGACTTCCAAAAACTCGTCCCCCAAATCTTTAAATCCTACCGTCCCACCGCACCCGCTACCAGTTTAATTCCCTTCCAGGGGGATTTACCGCCCTACTACGTGGGAATGCCGCAAAAATCTGGCTGCATGACAGTCGTTCCGATTTTTAACACCTCAAACGCTACTAGAGATCGCTTTTGCGCCCCTTTAACTGGGTTGAAACTCTCTGCGGTGCGGGGTTATGGCAACATGGAACTGACTAACCATACACAGGGGATAGCGATCGCACCTTTGCACATGGGTTACATTCAAGACAAAGCCCAAAATCATGCCTTGTGTCGGTCTGCATTCATCGCCTCCGGGCAAAAACTGATGTTTGAGGATGCTTGTTGCGTTCAAGCGGCGCAAGGCGGATATTTAACAGAAAAAGAACAGTGGTTCTTCATTCTCCCCTTACAACTGCGAGAAGAAGCCCTATCCTTGCAAGGGATACCTGGTTATAGTAAATTGTGGGCGGGAATCAGTCGCCTCAACCAGCAACTTAACCTACCCAACCGAGGTCATTTAGAGCAAATTATCAGCAACAAGCGGGCATACCTAACCCAATATCAAAGTCGATTTGAACTCATACCCAACCAAATTGGCGCACTGTTCCTAATTCACGACAAATTAGTAGGTCTGGAAATTGCCCCCAATCCCGCTTACTTTGCGGAAGTGTGGATGCCTTTAGTTTGCTTCAGCTATGGGGTAGCGGCAATGCAGGCAGAAATGCGCTCTCCCGTTAAATCTGCACCTGTAGAACCATTTATCGCCCAAAACCTTCAGGAATTGCGCCAGCAGTTATCTGCCAGTCGGTCTGCTTGGGAAAAGGAAGTCCAGCAAAACCTAACGAAAATCCCACCAGAGAAGTTTGACGTAACTAAGGAAGAAAAATTCCTCAATCTCAACTTACAAACTCTAAACGGCAGCTATTTCGCAGGTCAGATAGTTCAAGAAGTGCAGCAGTTAGTTTATGCCTCTATCTTTGCTAAATCCAGTTATCTGGAAAATTAG